The following coding sequences are from one Neovison vison isolate M4711 chromosome X, ASM_NN_V1, whole genome shotgun sequence window:
- the BCORL1 gene encoding BCL-6 corepressor-like protein 1 isoform X1, with protein MISTAPLYSGVHNWTSSDRIRMCGINEERRAPLSDEESTTGDCQRFGSQEFCVSSSFSKVELTAVGSGSNARGADPDGSTAEKLGHKSEDKPDDPQPQMDYAGNVAEAEGLLVPLSGSGDGLKLPAPDGATEAGDSRADCSWAPLSTQMSKQVDCSAAGVKALDSRHGVGEKNTFILATLGTGVPVEGTLPLVTTNFSPLPAPICPPAPSSASVPPSVPDPFQVPLSVPTPVPHSGLVPVQVATSVPAPSPPLAPVPALAPAPPSVPTLISDSNPLSVSASVLVPVPASAPPSGPVPLSAPAPTPLSVPVSAPPLALIQAPVPPSAPTLVLAPVPTPVLAPMPASTPPAAPAPPSVPLPTPTPSSGPPSTPTLIPAFAPTPVPAPTPAPIFTPAPTPMPAATPAAIPTSAPIPASFSLSRVCFPAAQAPAMQKVPLSFQPGTVLTPSQPLVYIPPPSCGQPLSVATLPTTLGVSSTLTLPVLPSYLQDRCLPGVLASPELRSYPYAFSVARPLTSDSKLVSLEVNRLPCASPSGSTSTQPAPDGVPGPLADTSLSTASAKVLPTPQPLLPAPSVSSAPPHPAKMPGGGEQQTEGTSITFSPLKSPPQLEREMASPPECSEMPLDLSSKSNRQKLPLPNQRKTPPMPVLTPVHTSSKALLSTVLSRSQRTTQAAGSNVTSCLGSTSSPFVIFPEIVRNGDPSTWVKNSTALISTIPGTYVGVANPVPASLLLNKDPNLGLTRDPRHLPKQEPISIIDQGEPKSTSAPCGKKGGQAGTEGQPSTVKRYTPARIAPGLPGCQTKELSLWKPTGPANIYPRCSVNGKPTSTQVLPVGWSPYHQASLLSIGISSAGQLTPSPGVPIRPTSVVSEFSGVPSLGPSEAVHGLPEGQPRPGGPFAPEQDTGTKNKTCRIAAKPYEEQVNPVLLTLSPQTGTLALSVQPSGGDIKVNQGPEESESHLCPDSTPKIEGPQGACGLKLAGDTKPKNQVLATYMSHELVLAAPQNLHKMPELPLLPHDNRPKELILDVVPSSKRGSSTELSQLGSQVDLGRVKMEKVDGDVVFNLATCFRADGLPAAPQRGQAEVRNKAGQARVKQESIGVFACKNKWQPDSVVTDGVTESLPPKKMKYSKEKDGEEQQPQAKVIARSSHGPKCRKPPSDPQEPTKKSPRGAADSGKEHNGVRVKHKHRKPTKPDSQSPGKRADGHEEGSLEKKAKSSFRDFIPVVLSTRTRSQSGGICSPFAGVADSDMGSQEVFPTEEEEDVTPTPAKRRKVRKTQRDTQYRSHHAQDKTLLSQGRRHLWRAREMPWRTEAARQMWDTNEEEEEDEEEGLVKRKKRRRQKSRKYQTGEYLTEQEEEQRRKGRADLKARKQKTSSQSSEHRLRNRNLLLPNKAQGISDSPNGFLPNNLEEPACLENSEKPSGKRKCKTKHMANVSEEAKGKGRWSQQKTKSPKPPTPVKPTEPCTPSKSRSAGPEEASESPTARQIPPEARRLIVNKNAGETLLQRAARLGYKDVVLYCLQKDSEDVNHRDNAGYTALHEACSRGWTDILNILLEHGANVNCSAQDGTRPVHDAVVNDNLETIWLLLSYGADPTLATYSGQTAMKLASSDTMKRFLSDHLSDLQGRAEGDPGVSWDFYSSSVLEEKDGFACDLLHNPPGNSDQEGDDVEEDDFMFELSDKPLLPCYNLQVSVSRGPCNWFLFTDVLKRLKLSSRIFQARFPHFEIATLPKAEFYRQVVSSQLLTPAERPGGMDDRSAPGSSETVELVRYEPELLRLLGSEVEFQPWNS; from the exons ATGATCTCGACAGCACCGCTCTACAGCGGCGTGCACAACTGGACCAGTTCTGACCGGATTCGCATGTGTGGCATCAacgaggagag AAGAGCACCCCTTTCTGATGAGGAGTCCACGACAGGTGACTGCCAGCGCTTTGGATCTCAGGAGTTTTGTGTCAGCAGCAGTTTTTCCAAG GTGGAGCTCACGGCAGTTGGAAGTGGCAGCAATGCCCGGGGGGCAGACCCAGATGGCAGTACAGCAGAAAAACTTGGGCACAAGTCAGAAGACAAGCCTGACGACCCCCAGCCCCAAATGGACTATGCTGGGAATGTGGCGGAGGCTGAGGGCCTGTTGGTGCCGCTGAGCGGCTCGGGGGACGGGCTCAAGCTTCCTGCTCCTGACGGCGCCACTGAGGCTGGCGACAGCAGGGCCGACTGCTCCTGGGCCCCCCTCAGCACCCAAATGAGCAAGCAGGTGGACTGCTCAGCAGCTGGGGTGAAGGCCTTGGACTCTCGGCATGGCGTGGGGGAGAAGAATACTTTCATTTTGGCAACTCTGGGAACTGGAGTCCCCGTGGAGGGAACCCTGCCTCTGGTTACCACTAACTTCAGTCCACTGCCAGCCCCCATCTGCCCCCCTGCTCCCAGTTCGGCCTCCGTCCCCCCGTCTGTTCCGGATCCGTTCCAAGTtcccctctctgtccccaccccagtgccccactcCGGGCTAGTTCCCGTCCAGGTTGCCACTTCGGttccagccccttcccctcctttaGCACCTGTCCCAGCTCTGGCTCCGGCACCGCCGTCAGTGCCCACACTCATCTCCGATTCAAACCCCCTTTCAGTTTCAGCCTCGGTCTTGGTGCCTGTGCCAGCTTCGGCTCCCCCTtcgggtcctgttcctctgtcgGCTCCGGCCCCCACCCCGCTGTCAGTCCCAGTTTCAGCTCCTCCCTTGGCTCTGATCCAGGCTCCCGTGCCCCCTTCAGCTCCAACCCTGGTCCTCGCACCTGTCCCCACACCAGTTCTGGCTCCCATGCCAGCGTCCACGCCTCCAGCGGCTCCCGCCCCTCCGTCAGTGCCGTTGCCCACCCCGACTCCGTCTTCTGGCCCACCCTCTACCCCTACCCTCATCCCTGCCTTTGCTCCTACGCCGGTGCCCGCACCCACTCCGGCCCCGATCTTTACTCCAGCCCCCACGCCCATGCCGGCTGCCACTCCAGCTGCCATTCCCACCTCCGCACCCATCCCGGCCTCCTTTAGTTTGAGTCGAGTATGTTTTCCTGCAGCTCAGGCACCAGCTATGCAAAAAGTCCCATTGTCCTTTCAGCCAGGGACAGTACTGACCCCAAGCCAGCCGCTGGTATATATCCCGCCTCCGAGCTGTGGGCAGCCACTCAGTGTGGCCACACTGCCAACGACCTTGGGGGTCTCCTCAACTCTTACACTGCCTGTCCTGCCTTCCTACCTTCAGGACAGGTGTCTCCCTGGTGTGCTGGCCTCCCCAGAGCTCCGGTCTTACCCATATGCGTTTTCTGTGGCCCGGCCTCTGACTTCAGATTCCAAGCTGGTCTCTCTGGAGGTGAACAGGCTTCCCTGTGCGTCCCCATCCGGCAGCACCAGCACCCAGCCTGCGCCCGATGGGGTCCCCGGGCCTTTGGCAGATACTTCCCTCTCTACTGCTTCTGCCAAGGTGCTTCCAACCCCACAGCCTTTGCTGCCAGCCCCCAGCGTGAGCTCGGCCCCACCACACCCCGCCAAGATGCCAGGTGGTGGTGAGCAGCAAACAGAAGGGACTTCCATCACCTTCTCTCCCCTCAAGTCACCTCCACAGCTGGAGCGAGAGATGGCCTCTCCACCTGAGTGTAGCGAGATGCCCCTGGACCTCTCCTCTAAGTCCAACCGCCAGAAGCTCCCGTTGCCGAACCAACGCAAGACGCCCCCCATGCCCGTGTTGACCCCCGTGCACACCAGCAGCAAGGCCCTCCTCTCCACGGTCTTGTCTAGGTCTCAGCGCACCACCCAGGCTGCTGGGAGCAATGTCACCTCCTGCCTGGGCTCTACTTCCTCGCCCTTCGTCATCTTTCCTGAGATCGTGAGGAATGGGGACCCGAGCACCTGGGTGAAGAACTCCACTGCGCTGATCAGCACCATTCCCGGCACCTACGTGGGAGTGGCCAACCCAGTGCCTGCATCCCTGCTGCTGAACAAAGACCCTAACCTGGGCCTCACCCGAGACCCCCGCCATCTCCCCAAGCAGGAGCCCATCTCCATCATCGATCAAGGAGAGCCCAAGAGCACCAGTGCCCCCTGTGGCAAGAAGGGCGGCCAGGCTGGGACTGAGGGACAGCCAAGCACAGTCAAACGTTACACCCCAGCCCGCATCGCCCCTGGGCTCCCGGGGTGCCAAACCAAGGAGCTCTCTCTGTGGAAGCCCACGGGGCCAGCAAATATTTACCCACGGTGTTCAGTCAATGGGAAACCCACCAGCACCCAGGTCCTGCCTGTTGGCTGGTCACCATACCACCAAGCGTCTCTGCTTTCCATTGGCATTTCCAGTGCCGGGCAGCTGACCCCCAGTCCGGGGGTGCCCATCAGGCCCACCAGCGTCGTTTCCGAGTTTTCTGGTGTGCCGTCTCTTGGCCCCAGTGAAGCTGTGCATGGACTTCCAGAGGGGCAGCCACGGCCTGGGGGCCCCTTTGCTCCAGAGCAGGACACTGGCACGAAGAACAAAACGTGTCGGATTGCTGCCAAGCCTTACGAAGAACAAGTCAACCCTGTCCTCCTGACTCTCAGCCCTCAGACAGGGACCTTGGCACTGTCTGTCCAGCCGAGCGGTGGGGACATAAAAGTGAATCAGGGGCCTGAGGAATCAGAGAGCCACCTCTGCCCCGACAGCACTCCTAAGATAGAAGGTCCCCAGGGGGCTTGTGGCCTGAAGCTGGCAGGAGACACCAAGCCTAAAAACCAAGTACTGGCCACCTACATGTCTCATGAGCTGGTCCTGGCCGCCCCCCAGAACCTGCACAAGATGCCCGAGCTGCCTTTGCTACCTCATGACAACCGCCCCAAGGAACTCATCTTGGATGTGGTCCCAAGCAGCAAGAGGGGCTCCAGCACAGAGCTGTCACAGCTTGGAAGCCAGGTGGACCTGGGGCGGGTGAAAATGGAGAAAGTGGATGGTGATGTGGTCTTCAATTTAGCCACCTGCTTCCGGGCTGATGGCCTCCCAGCAGCTCCCCAGAGGGGCCAAGCTGAAGTTCGGAATAAGGCCGGGCAGGCGCGAGTGAAACAGGAAAGCATAGGTGTCTTTGCTTGCAAGAACAAGTGGCAGCCAGACTCAGTGGTGACCGATGGGGTGACCGAATCTCTGCCGCCCAAGAAAATGAAGTACAGCAAAGAGAAGGACGGTGAGGAGCAGCAGCCACAAGCCAAGGTCATAGCCCGGAGTTCCCATGGACCCAAG TGCCGGAAGCCGCCTAGTGACCCCCAGGAACCCACCAAGAAAAGCCCCAGGGGGGCTGCAGATTCAGGAAAAGAGCACAATGGAGTCAGGGTAAAGCACAAGCACCGGAAGCCAACAAAGCCGGATTCCCAGTCTCCAGGAAAGCGAGCTGATGGCCACGAGGAAG GTTCcttggagaagaaagcaaagagcaGTTTCCGTGACTTCATCCCCGTGGTTCTGAGCACGCGAACGCGCAGTCAGTCTG GAGGCATCTGTAGCCCCTTTGCTGGTGTGGCAGACAGTGACATGGGAAGCCAGGAGGTCTTCcccacagaggaggaagaagatgtgACCCCTACCCCAGCTAAGCGTCGAAAGGTGAGAAAAACCCAGCGGGACACCCAGTATCGCAGCCACCATGCCCAGGACAAGACTCTGCTGAGCCAGGGCCGCCGGCACCTGTGGCGAGCCCGAGAAATGCCCTGGAGGACAGAGGCTGCCCGGCAAATGTGGGACACcaacgaggaggaggaggaagacgagGAGGAGGGCCTGGTGAAGAGGAAGAAGCGGAGACGACAGAAGAGCCGGAAGTATCAGACTGGGGAGTACCTGACAGAGCAAGAAGAAGAGCAGCGGCGGAAAGGGAGAGCAG ATTTAAAGGCTCGGAAGCAGAAGACTTCCTCCCAAAGTTCGGAGCACCGCCTCAGGAACAGGAACCTTCTCTTGCCCAACAAAGCCCAGGGGATCTCGGATTCACCAAACGGTTTCCTCCCAAATAACCTGGAGGAGCCAGCCTGCCTTGAAAATTCAGAAAAGCCATCAGGAAAACGGAAGTGCAAGACCAAGCACATGGCAAACGTCTCAGAAGAGGCCAAG GGCAAAGGTCGTTGGAGCCAGCAGAAGACAAAATCTCCCAAGCCTCCCACCCCAGTGAAACCCACAGAACCATGCACGCCCTCTAAGTCCCGAAGTGCCGGCCCAGAGGAGGCCTCTGAGTCACCTACAGCCCGGCAGATCCCTCCAGAGGCACGTCGGCTCATAGTGAACAAAAACGCGGGCGAGACCCTCCTGCAGCGGGCGGCCCGTCTTGGCTATAAG GATGTCGTTCTCTACTGCCTCCAGAAGGACAGCGAAGACGTGAATCACCGCGACAATGCTGGCTACACGGCCCTGCATGAGGCCTGCTCCAGGGGCTGGACCGACATCCTGAACATCCTGCTGGAGCACGGGGCCAACGTCAACTGCAGTGCGCAAGATGGCACGAG GCCGGTTCATGACGCGGTGGTCAATGACAACCTGGAGACCATCTGGCTCTTGCTGTCCTATGGGGCTGACCCCACACTGGCCACCTACTCGGGGCAGACAGCCATGAAGCTGGCCAGCAGCGACACCATGAAGCGCTTTCTCAGCG